The following proteins are co-located in the Deinococcus sp. KNUC1210 genome:
- a CDS encoding DM13 domain-containing protein, producing MNTILKSLTVLSTAAALFAAPASAQTMMMHAGAFHALGAPTSGTAALSEAGGKVTLKLSALKTEPGPGLQVWLYQAAAPVKGTSDATIAQGKYVKVGELKKFSGTFTFAAPAGTKLNTYKSVVLWCADVKTAFAAADLK from the coding sequence ATGAACACGATCCTGAAATCCCTGACCGTCCTGAGCACCGCCGCCGCCCTGTTCGCCGCGCCCGCCAGCGCCCAGACCATGATGATGCACGCCGGTGCCTTTCATGCCCTCGGGGCGCCCACCAGCGGCACCGCTGCCCTCAGTGAGGCGGGCGGCAAGGTCACGCTCAAGCTCAGCGCCCTGAAGACCGAACCCGGCCCCGGCCTGCAGGTCTGGCTGTACCAGGCGGCTGCCCCGGTCAAGGGCACCAGCGACGCCACCATCGCCCAGGGCAAGTACGTCAAGGTGGGCGAGCTGAAGAAGTTCAGCGGCACCTTCACCTTCGCCGCGCCCGCGGGCACCAAGCTCAACACCTACAAAAGCGTGGTGCTGTGGTGCGCCGACGTCAAAACCGCCTTCGCTGCCGCCGATCTGAAGTAA
- a CDS encoding ATP-binding domain-containing protein, with protein sequence MPSPSPASLSDPQTVHPDFAAETQHLDGTITSMLAQIEAWEDRSRNVGADLETSLTLADTAEEHAAMLSVHLPAPYFGSLKVRVGGRDQTLYVGKIAHRDLKGPYSVTSWESEVGGLYYSQETGWTTPRGLKGTIQRRRQLDVRQRALHTLTDLYDAAAGGDTGGREDVLLRRLSEGSTTGMRDVVETLQPEQNAAMRAPAGQSVLIQGAAGSGKTTIGFHRLAWMMHPDRLHHRATPETTLVLMPNQVLASYAARVLPGLNLEGVTVTTPERWQLGFLGLEKMDVTDRTLTLLLQDRDNGRRRAAWRRAKALGDVRMLAVVRRYLRLRLEANLGTLAYQAVVETGRQEAEVQLSSAQLHALLDTVLTREPLEGYRPAFRAALEAELLAQANATDAQETSVLRQLAPDLTRLVGRIFAGMLPVTEARRLLQDEATLRSVAGDLLDERTLSVLLSDPLASVAKPRRSYADVTELPLMLAVAGLLDGLGRRVGNGLEPYSHVVLDEAQDYAPLLYALLGRAARPGHLTALGDLNQGLHGYKGPNSWADVQAALGNAAGQGAELLRLSRTYRSTRAITELSAQVAATYNRVAGVVGVDRDGAAVERLTGAPLPQLIARAVKTMQAAGHSNIAVVTRRASDADALVPLLQQHDLDAQPILNELARYVGGVVILPVNLAKGLEFDGCVVAGADAQMYDPATEYESRLLYVSVSRGLHRLALVAEGELHPLLR encoded by the coding sequence ATGCCGAGTCCGTCTCCCGCTTCCCTGTCCGACCCCCAGACCGTCCATCCCGATTTTGCCGCCGAAACGCAGCATCTGGACGGCACCATCACCTCGATGCTGGCCCAGATCGAAGCCTGGGAGGATCGTTCGCGGAACGTCGGAGCCGATCTGGAAACCAGCCTGACGCTGGCTGACACGGCCGAAGAACACGCCGCGATGCTGAGCGTTCATCTGCCCGCGCCGTATTTCGGATCGCTGAAAGTGCGCGTGGGTGGGCGCGATCAGACGCTGTATGTGGGCAAGATCGCCCACCGTGATCTGAAGGGGCCGTACAGCGTCACCTCCTGGGAATCGGAGGTGGGTGGGCTGTACTACTCGCAGGAAACGGGCTGGACGACTCCCAGGGGTCTGAAAGGCACCATCCAGCGGCGGCGGCAACTCGATGTTCGTCAGAGAGCGCTGCACACCCTGACCGATCTGTACGACGCGGCGGCGGGCGGCGACACGGGCGGGCGCGAAGATGTATTGCTGCGGCGGCTGTCGGAAGGAAGCACCACCGGGATGCGCGACGTGGTGGAAACGTTGCAGCCCGAGCAGAACGCAGCGATGCGGGCACCCGCCGGGCAGAGCGTGCTGATTCAGGGGGCGGCGGGATCGGGCAAGACCACCATCGGCTTTCATCGGCTGGCCTGGATGATGCACCCCGACCGGCTGCACCACCGGGCGACGCCCGAAACGACGCTGGTGCTGATGCCCAATCAGGTGCTTGCCAGCTACGCCGCCCGCGTGTTGCCCGGACTGAACCTGGAGGGCGTGACCGTGACCACGCCCGAGCGCTGGCAGCTGGGATTTCTGGGACTGGAGAAGATGGATGTGACCGACCGCACCCTGACGCTGCTGCTTCAGGACCGCGACAACGGGCGCAGGCGGGCAGCGTGGCGGCGGGCCAAAGCGCTGGGCGACGTGCGGATGCTGGCGGTGGTGCGCCGATATCTGAGGCTGCGTCTGGAAGCCAATCTGGGAACGCTGGCGTATCAGGCGGTGGTCGAGACCGGGCGGCAGGAAGCCGAGGTCCAGCTGTCGTCGGCGCAGCTTCATGCCCTGCTGGATACCGTGCTGACCCGCGAGCCGCTGGAGGGCTATCGCCCCGCCTTCCGCGCCGCGCTGGAAGCCGAACTGCTGGCGCAGGCGAACGCGACGGACGCTCAGGAAACGTCGGTGCTGCGCCAGCTCGCGCCCGATCTGACGCGGCTGGTGGGCCGGATTTTCGCGGGGATGTTGCCCGTGACCGAGGCGCGGCGACTGCTTCAGGATGAGGCCACCCTGCGCTCGGTAGCCGGCGACCTGCTCGACGAACGCACCCTGAGCGTTCTATTGAGCGATCCGCTGGCGAGTGTCGCCAAGCCGCGCCGCTCGTATGCCGACGTGACCGAATTGCCGCTGATGCTGGCGGTGGCCGGTCTGCTCGACGGGCTGGGCCGCCGGGTGGGAAACGGGCTGGAGCCGTATTCACATGTGGTGCTCGACGAGGCGCAGGATTATGCGCCGCTGCTGTATGCCCTGCTGGGCCGCGCCGCCCGCCCCGGTCATCTCACCGCGCTGGGCGATCTGAACCAGGGGCTGCACGGGTACAAGGGCCCGAACTCCTGGGCCGATGTGCAGGCAGCGCTGGGCAATGCGGCTGGTCAGGGGGCCGAACTGCTCCGGCTTTCACGGACCTACCGCAGCACCAGAGCTATCACCGAACTGAGCGCCCAGGTCGCCGCCACCTACAACCGTGTGGCGGGCGTGGTGGGTGTGGACCGGGACGGCGCGGCGGTCGAGCGCCTGACCGGTGCGCCGCTGCCGCAGCTGATCGCCCGCGCCGTCAAGACCATGCAGGCGGCAGGCCACAGCAATATCGCCGTCGTGACCCGCCGTGCCAGCGACGCCGACGCGCTGGTTCCGCTTCTTCAGCAGCACGACCTCGACGCCCAGCCGATTCTGAACGAACTGGCCCGCTACGTGGGCGGCGTGGTGATTTTGCCGGTCAATCTGGCAAAAGGGCTGGAATTCGACGGCTGCGTGGTGGCGGGGGCCGACGCGCAGATGTACGATCCGGCCACCGAATACGAAAGCCGACTGCTGTACGTGAGCGTGAGCAGAGGTCTGCACCGGCTGGCGCTGGTGGCGGAAGGTGAACTGCACCCGCTCCTGCGCTGA
- a CDS encoding MATE family efflux transporter, with protein sequence MPESTAPPRADHVSADLPNPHQLPSGPDAAESLAPQGTTRELATLAWPLILSNLAYTAVGFTDTLYMGRLGVVEVGAVGLASLVLFTVSLLFRSALNTASTFVARALGAGDTDGIRRWAGIFLTLSLIGVPLTFIGPWLVSTVLTLLHTAPAIASVAQTYAHIRILEIPFALIGTASVSIMLGLGNTRTPMLLSWMLVTVNAALAALFVFGFHWGVAGAAWASLIAVDLQGLLSFWLVLRLYRSQYGRFWFLRPNSGEVRSVIRISLPAGLTDLADVGAFTVFLGIIARLGPTELAASQIANQFASFGFLPAFALNASTSSLVSRALGAGRPDLAARIGWRGAGLSAGLMLLLTLAFLLIPRTLIGLFNNDPRVLELGASVLAVMSGYLLLDGVGIVLGGALSGAGDTRFRLLVTLGGAWLLMVPGAAWLAPRYGVAGAWAAALMYITLLSSCYAWRFWSGRWRKATL encoded by the coding sequence GTGCCTGAATCCACCGCCCCTCCCAGAGCCGACCACGTCTCAGCAGACCTGCCGAATCCGCACCAACTGCCCTCCGGCCCCGACGCCGCCGAGTCACTGGCTCCGCAGGGCACAACCCGCGAACTGGCGACCCTGGCCTGGCCGCTGATTCTGAGCAATCTGGCGTATACCGCCGTGGGCTTTACCGACACGCTGTACATGGGCCGCCTCGGTGTGGTCGAGGTCGGTGCCGTAGGGCTGGCGTCTCTGGTACTGTTCACCGTGTCGCTGCTGTTTCGCAGCGCTCTCAACACCGCTTCCACCTTCGTTGCGCGGGCGCTCGGAGCAGGCGACACAGACGGAATCCGCCGCTGGGCGGGCATCTTCCTGACCCTGTCCCTCATCGGCGTTCCCCTCACCTTTATCGGCCCCTGGCTGGTAAGTACGGTGCTGACGCTGCTTCACACCGCGCCCGCCATCGCCAGCGTCGCGCAGACCTACGCCCATATCCGCATTCTCGAAATCCCCTTCGCGTTGATCGGCACTGCCAGCGTGTCGATCATGCTGGGCCTGGGCAACACCAGAACGCCGATGCTGCTGTCGTGGATGCTCGTGACGGTAAATGCGGCGCTGGCAGCCCTGTTCGTCTTCGGATTCCACTGGGGCGTGGCAGGCGCGGCGTGGGCCAGCCTGATCGCGGTGGATTTACAAGGCCTGCTGTCGTTCTGGCTGGTGCTGCGGCTGTACCGGTCCCAGTACGGACGGTTCTGGTTCCTGCGTCCAAACAGCGGAGAAGTGCGCTCTGTGATCCGTATTTCCCTGCCCGCCGGTCTGACCGATCTGGCCGATGTCGGTGCCTTCACGGTCTTTCTGGGCATCATCGCCCGCCTCGGCCCCACCGAACTCGCCGCCTCGCAGATCGCCAACCAGTTTGCCAGTTTCGGGTTTCTGCCTGCCTTCGCCCTGAACGCCAGCACCTCCAGCCTGGTATCACGGGCGCTGGGTGCAGGTCGGCCCGATCTGGCGGCCCGCATCGGCTGGCGCGGTGCCGGGCTGTCTGCGGGCCTGATGCTGCTGCTGACGCTGGCCTTCCTGCTGATTCCGCGCACGCTGATCGGGCTCTTCAACAACGATCCCAGGGTGCTGGAACTGGGCGCGTCGGTACTGGCGGTCATGTCGGGCTATCTGCTGCTGGACGGCGTGGGCATCGTGCTGGGCGGGGCACTCAGTGGCGCGGGCGATACGCGCTTTCGGCTGCTCGTCACGCTGGGCGGCGCGTGGCTGCTGATGGTGCCGGGGGCCGCGTGGCTGGCTCCGCGCTACGGGGTAGCGGGCGCGTGGGCAGCGGCGCTGATGTATATCACGCTGCTGTCGAGCTGTTATGCGTGGCGTTTCTGGTCGGGCCGCTGGCGCAAAGCCACGCTCTGA
- a CDS encoding TetR/AcrR family transcriptional regulator → MARRQTPASTPPRTADAPGDSSRARMVQSAASLIGSRGLNATSFSEVVDDSGAPRGSIYHHFPDGKKQLAEEAIRWTSERVLAYQGAYSGQTAAGVLERFTGMWRQLVVNSGGTAGCVVAGVAIDSGADENPLIQVVRATFQAWVSLLASQLEGAGIPAQRSTSLALTILAAMEGALILCRAEGNAAPLDAITGELLKLLPPETAERKL, encoded by the coding sequence GTGGCACGCCGTCAGACACCCGCATCCACGCCACCCCGCACAGCAGACGCGCCGGGAGACAGCAGCAGAGCGCGAATGGTGCAGAGCGCCGCCTCGCTGATCGGCAGCCGGGGCCTCAACGCCACGTCGTTTTCGGAGGTGGTGGACGACAGCGGTGCGCCCCGTGGATCGATCTACCACCACTTTCCGGATGGAAAAAAGCAGCTCGCGGAGGAGGCGATCCGCTGGACCTCCGAACGTGTGCTCGCGTACCAGGGGGCCTACAGCGGCCAGACCGCTGCGGGCGTGCTGGAGCGCTTTACCGGCATGTGGAGGCAGCTCGTGGTGAATTCGGGCGGCACGGCAGGCTGCGTCGTCGCAGGCGTCGCCATCGACAGCGGGGCCGATGAGAACCCGCTGATTCAGGTGGTACGTGCCACCTTCCAGGCGTGGGTGTCGCTGCTGGCGTCGCAGCTGGAAGGCGCGGGCATTCCCGCCCAGCGGTCCACGTCCCTCGCCCTGACGATCCTGGCGGCGATGGAAGGCGCACTGATTCTCTGCCGCGCCGAGGGCAACGCTGCGCCGCTCGACGCCATTACCGGAGAACTGCTGAAACTGCTGCCCCCGGAAACCGCAGAACGAAAGCTATAG